A window of Kribbella sp. NBC_00382 genomic DNA:
CCGCCGCGCATCGTCACCTTGTTGCCGGTGACCGTCACGTCGCGCAGGAGGTTCAGACCCCAGGGGCCGTTGCCGCGGGTCCGCGACTGGATCGAGATGCCGTTCACGTTGCCGCTCAGCGTGTTGTTGCGGACCGTCACGTTGGTCGACGTGTTGATGTTGATGCCGCCGCCGTCCCACAGCGACTGGCCCGACCCGCGCCCGGTGCCGAGCCCGTTCCCGGTGATCGTGTTGTTCTCGATCACGCCGTTACGGCCGATCTCGTAGCGGATCCCGTCCGCGGCGTTGTCGACGATCTGGTTGTCGCTGAACACCCGGCCGTCGTCGTACGCGTCGCTCCACAGCCCGACGCCGCGGTTCTCCTTGATCAGGTTGCCGCTGACGGCGCCGTTGGTCGACCAGGTGGTCTTGATGCCACCGGACTCCCAGTCGGCGATCCAGAACCCGTCGGTGTTGTTGCCGCTCACCTGGTTGCCGACGATCCGGCCGTTCGTGGTGCTGTACTGGCCGACGCCGAGCTGTCCGTTGGCCCGGATCAGGTTCTTGTCCAGCACCGCGCCGTCCGCGTTCACCAGCATCGCGCCGACCGCGTGGTTCCAGCGGATGTCGTTGGCGAACACCCGCCAGCCGCTGGCCAGTACGACCGCGCCCGACTGCGGCGCCGAAGCGAAGTGCTCGACCGTCAGGCCGACGATGGCGACGTTGGTGGCGCCCGACTGGATCGCGGTCGGCGTCTTGGACATCTCCACCGACTGACCGGACGGGTTGTCGCCCAGGTAGACGGCGTTGCCCGCGTAGTCGGCGTAGAAGGTACCGGCCGCAACCTTGTCGCGGGTCTTCACCCGGGTCAGGTGCTTGCCGTTCACGAAGACCTGCTCCCGCAGATAGCAGATGTTGGCGGCGTTGTCCTCGCACTGCCCGCTCATCCCGTACGCCGCGGGCAGCACCCCGCGCGTCACCCAGTCACCGTTGTCGGCGGCCCAATTGGTCAGCGGGATGGACCCGGTCAGAACGGCGCCCTGGTCGCTGGCGAGCGTCGAGTTCGCCTTCGGCTGCAGGGTGCGGTTGATCCGGTGGACGCCGGCCGAGAAGCAGAACGTCGTACCGGTCGGGGCCTTGTCGATCACGTCGGCCGCGTTCTGGTCGGTACTGATCGTGGTGCCCTTGCAAGCCGGGGCCAGCGAAGGACCGGCCGGGAACGAGCCAGGCGGCAGCGTCGTGGTCGGCGGCGCGGTCGGCGTCGGCGTGGCGGTGGGCTTCGTGGTGGTCGGCGTCGCCGTGGGGGTGGCAGAGGTAGCGGTGGGCGTCGGGGCGGGCGTGGTGGGCACGCTGGGGGTCGGGCGCGGGGTATGGCGGGGCGGCCTCGGTTTGTGGGGCTGATCGCCCGGCAGGATGCCGGACTTGTCCTGGCCGAATGCGGACGCCAAGTTGCTCCGCGTCCCGGCCACGATCCCCGTCAAGGCGACCGCACCGGCTGCCGCGACGCAGATGATGGTCACTGACTTCTTCACTGACGACCCTCCGGGGGTTGGGTACCTATTTCTGCACCCCCCTGGTGCGGCCTTCCCCAGAAGACTACTACCAGCAGTAGTCGTGGCACTACGCAAATGGTTGCGTTGGCCCCCCAATACCGACCAGGCCTCCCCGCAAGCAGGGAAATCGGCATTCTTCCGAGTCAGTTGCCCCAGGCGTGCAGAGGTTGATATCGGCACACTGTTGCTGGGTGCATCAATTGCGCTCTGTTATCGAAACTGCGCTCCGTGATGCTTGCCCGGGGCATCGGGCTCGGGAGTGTCGTACGGGCTCAGCTCGTCGAGAAGCTCCCTGAGGTGTCGAGGCCGGCACTGCGCCAGCCGATGGCGGTGAGCTTGGTACCGAACTTGCTGAACCGCTGCGCGGCCAGCTTGTCCAGCAGGTAGGTGTTGGCGCTGAAGGTCAGCTGCCCGGCCGGGACCTCGGCGCCGGAGTTCTGGACCATGCCGGTCGCCTGCGTGCCCCCGGTCATCCCGATCGTGTTGCCGGTGACGTGCACGTTGCGCAGCAGGTACCGGCCCCAGGGACCGTCGCCGCGGGTCCGGGACTGGATCGAGACGCCGTTGACGTTGCCGGACACGGTGTTGTTCCGGACCGTCACGTTCGACGAGGTGTTGACGTTGATGCCGCCGCCGTCCCACAGCGACGTACCGGAGCCGCGGCCGGTGCCGAAGCCGTTGCCGGTGACCGTGTTGTTCTCGATCACGCCGTTGCGGCTGATCTCGAACCGGATCCCGTCCGCGGCGTTGCTGACGATCTTGTTGGAGCTGATCGTCCGGCCGTCGTCGGCGACGTCCGCCCAGAACCCGACGCCCTTGTTCGAGCGGATCAGGTTGGCGCTGACGGTGCCCGACGAGCGCGTCGACTTCATCCCGCCGGATTCCCAGTCGGCGATCCAGAAGCCGTCGGTGTTGTTGTACGTGATCACGTTGCGGGTGACGTTCGCCTTCAGCGAGTTGTACTGGCCGAGGCCGAGCTGCCCGTTGTGGTGCACCAGGTTGCGCTCGACCTTGGTGTTGTTGGCCTTGACCAGCATCAGGCCGACCGACTTGTTCCAGCGGACCTCGTTCGCCTTCACGGTCCAGTTGGGGCCGGAGACCAGCGCGCCGGCCTGGGCCGGGCTGGCGAAGTGCTCGATGGTCAGCCCGCGGACGGTGACGCCGGGCTGGTTCGACTCGATCGCGGTCGCCGTCTTGGACATCTCGACCTTGTGTCCGGCCGGGTTGCTGCCCAGGTAGATCGCGTTCGCGGCGTAGTCGGCGAAGAACGTGCCGGCCTTGACCGCGGCCGCGGAGGCGACCCGGGTCAGGTGGGTGCCGTCCACGAAGACCTGCTCGCGCAGGGAGCAGATGTTCGCCTTGTTGTCCTCGCACTGCCCGGCCTTCCCGTACGCCGAGGGAAGCGCACCGTGGTTGACCCAGCGCGTACCTGACTTGGCCCAACTGGTGAGGGGCACCGAGCCGGTCAGTACCGCGCGGGCGGAGCTGGCGATCGTCATGTTCGCCTTCGGCCGGATCGTCTGACTGATCCGGTGCAGACCTGAGGCGAAGCAGACTGTTGAACCGGCTGGCTGCGAGTTGACCACTGCCTGGGCGTTCTGGCCGGGCT
This region includes:
- a CDS encoding right-handed parallel beta-helix repeat-containing protein, whose product is MKKSVTIICVAAAGAVALTGIVAGTRSNLASAFGQDKSGILPGDQPHKPRPPRHTPRPTPSVPTTPAPTPTATSATPTATPTTTKPTATPTPTAPPTTTLPPGSFPAGPSLAPACKGTTISTDQNAADVIDKAPTGTTFCFSAGVHRINRTLQPKANSTLASDQGAVLTGSIPLTNWAADNGDWVTRGVLPAAYGMSGQCEDNAANICYLREQVFVNGKHLTRVKTRDKVAAGTFYADYAGNAVYLGDNPSGQSVEMSKTPTAIQSGATNVAIVGLTVEHFASAPQSGAVVLASGWRVFANDIRWNHAVGAMLVNADGAVLDKNLIRANGQLGVGQYSTTNGRIVGNQVSGNNTDGFWIADWESGGIKTTWSTNGAVSGNLIKENRGVGLWSDAYDDGRVFSDNQIVDNAADGIRYEIGRNGVIENNTITGNGLGTGRGSGQSLWDGGGININTSTNVTVRNNTLSGNVNGISIQSRTRGNGPWGLNLLRDVTVTGNKVTMRGGTTSTGMVQNSGAAIPTGEVLLKANTYVLDSLTADRFQKFGQWFSAAEWKAAGLDTDSQFTTG
- a CDS encoding right-handed parallel beta-helix repeat-containing protein, with product MISHLKNAASAEKSRETAQNGPSGSAVLPSKHPTAKPTQAPGTVSSKPPTVAPPKKVVPSKKPVPSKTAKAEPETPPAKTEPTIGETDAGPAVAGPCSGVLIKPGQNAQAVVNSQPAGSTVCFASGLHRISQTIRPKANMTIASSARAVLTGSVPLTSWAKSGTRWVNHGALPSAYGKAGQCEDNKANICSLREQVFVDGTHLTRVASAAAVKAGTFFADYAANAIYLGSNPAGHKVEMSKTATAIESNQPGVTVRGLTIEHFASPAQAGALVSGPNWTVKANEVRWNKSVGLMLVKANNTKVERNLVHHNGQLGLGQYNSLKANVTRNVITYNNTDGFWIADWESGGMKSTRSSGTVSANLIRSNKGVGFWADVADDGRTISSNKIVSNAADGIRFEISRNGVIENNTVTGNGFGTGRGSGTSLWDGGGINVNTSSNVTVRNNTVSGNVNGVSIQSRTRGDGPWGRYLLRNVHVTGNTIGMTGGTQATGMVQNSGAEVPAGQLTFSANTYLLDKLAAQRFSKFGTKLTAIGWRSAGLDTSGSFSTS